GGCACATGCACATTGCCCGCCTTGTCAACCTTGAACTCCACGCGTCCCGCTTTCACTTCTTTGACCGCCTTGGCCGTGTCGTCCGTTACGGTGCCCGTCTTCGGATTTGGCATGAGCCCGCGCGGCCCGAGCACCTTGCCGAGTTTGCGGACCTCGCTCATGGCTTCGGGGGTCGCAATGGCGATGTCAAAAGCAGCCCAGCCTTCGGCGCATTTCTTGATCAGGTCGTCGTAGCCGACATATTCGGCCCCGGCCGCCTTCGCGGCATCGGCAGCAACTCCGGGCTTTGCAAACACGAGCACCTTGACCGTTTTGCCGCTGCCATGAGGGAGCGGAACCGTGCCGCGAACCATCTGGTCGGATTGTTTCGGATCAACGCCCAGCCGGAACGCCAGTTCCACTGTCTCGTTAAACTTCGCCTTCGGAAATTTGACCAGCACTTCGACAGCCGACTTGAGCGGGTACGATTTCTTCCCGTCCACTTGTTCCTGCGCTTTTTTGTAACGTTTGCTCGCCATGATTTTTTTTATTGCGGTGCCAGCGAGCCTCTTCGGCTCTCCCGCGGTTGATGCTTACGTCGTGACTTCGATGCCCATGCTGCGGGCAGTTCCCGCGACGATGCGGAAACCACCCTCTTCGGTGGTCGCGTTCAGATCCTTCATTTTCAGCTTCACGATGTCCATGACCTGTTTCCGGGTGACCTTTCCCACCTTTTCCTTGTTCGGAGTCTTGGAGCCCGACGCAATGCCGGCAGCCTTCTTCAAGAGCACCGAGGCGGGCGGCGACTTGGTGATAAAGGTGAACGACTTGTCCTGATAAACCGTGATAACGACGGGTATCACCATTCCGGCCTGATCCCGGGTCGTAGCGTTGAATTCCTTGCAAAACGCCATGATATTGACGCCCTGCTGGCCCAGCGCGGGGCCGACCGGTGGGGCGGGATTCGCCTGACCTGCGGGAATCTGCAATTTGATCTGCCCGACAACTTTCTTCGCCATAAATTACGCCTTTTCCACCTTCCAGTACTCGAGTTCAACCGGCGTGTTGCGGCCGAATACGTTCACGGTCACTTTTAATTTGCCTTTGTCAGGATCAATTTCCTCGATCACTCCACTGAAATTGAGGAATGGGCCGTCGTTGATCTTCACCGTTTCGCCAACTTCAAAACTGACCTTCGGTCTTTCTGTGTCTTCGGATTCGGCAATCTGCGCCTT
The DNA window shown above is from Candidatus Angelobacter sp. and carries:
- the rplK gene encoding 50S ribosomal protein L11, coding for MAKKVVGQIKLQIPAGQANPAPPVGPALGQQGVNIMAFCKEFNATTRDQAGMVIPVVITVYQDKSFTFITKSPPASVLLKKAAGIASGSKTPNKEKVGKVTRKQVMDIVKLKMKDLNATTEEGGFRIVAGTARSMGIEVTT
- the rplA gene encoding 50S ribosomal protein L1, which translates into the protein MASKRYKKAQEQVDGKKSYPLKSAVEVLVKFPKAKFNETVELAFRLGVDPKQSDQMVRGTVPLPHGSGKTVKVLVFAKPGVAADAAKAAGAEYVGYDDLIKKCAEGWAAFDIAIATPEAMSEVRKLGKVLGPRGLMPNPKTGTVTDDTAKAVKEVKAGRVEFKVDKAGNVHVPIGKASFTAEQIAENARAVIDAVVKAKPHSAKGTYLESCTMSATMSPPVRLDVREFFAAA